A single region of the Ziziphus jujuba cultivar Dongzao chromosome 10, ASM3175591v1 genome encodes:
- the LOC107410376 gene encoding uncharacterized protein LOC107410376 — translation MADREDDDRDREFPKKLADSSSSSNGGVVDDDSKYANPQPSMNSSPSPQQAKVPRKNKKTPAEKELSLRKYFDTVGPSEGFDSVVDSDSDSDMLGDIRPDSMDDEEVIEAAKFAVNEHNKTLEKQNHLIFERVMKVNTQVVVGFMLYMTLEVKERQGNENEERSFYEAKVYLGINRHIALEFLRPAIHFKG, via the exons ATGGCCGATAGGGAAGACGACGATAGAGATAGGGAGTTTCCCAAGAAATTGGCTgattcttcttcctcttcaaatGGTGGAGTGGTAGATGATGACAGCAAGTATGCGAATCCGCAACCGTCGATGAACTCGTCTCCATCTCCACAGCAAGCGAAGGTGCCGCGCAAGAACAAGAAGACTCCAGCCGAGAAGGAACTCTCCCTCCGAAAGTACTTCGACACTGTTGGACCATCCGag GGATTTGATTCGGTGGTTGATTCGGATTCGGATTCTGATATGTTGGGTGACATTAGGCCAGACTCTATGGATGATGAAGAGGTAATAGAAGCTGCAAAGTTTGCTGTTAATGAGCACAACAAGACGTTGGAGAAGCAAAATCATCTAATCTTTGAAAGGGTAATGAAAGTGAACACTCAAGTGGTAGTTGGATTTATGCTTTATATGACTCTGGAGGTAAAGGAAAGGCAGGGGAACGAGAACGAGGAGAGATCATTTTACGAAGCTAAAGTCTATCTTGGCATAAATCGTCACATAGCCCTGGAATTCTTAAGGCCT